A region of the Bacillota bacterium genome:
CGAGAGCGCCGGATAGAACAGCGGGGAAGGTGTCACTTCACCGCCCCCGCCGTTAGCCCGCTGACGAGGTATTTCTCTATATACAGGAACAGTATGAATACCGGGACCACTGCAACGAGCGAGGCCGCGCAGAGATACTGCCACTGCACATTGTATTTCCCGATGAAGGCGTATATGCCC
Encoded here:
- a CDS encoding carbohydrate ABC transporter permease — its product is GIYAFIGKYNVQWQYLCAASLVAVVPVFILFLYIEKYLVSGLTAGAVK